The following proteins come from a genomic window of Galactobacillus timonensis:
- a CDS encoding glutaredoxin-related protein, whose amino-acid sequence MVTVYGMPTCPHCSFVEKQIEGNENFRFVDIGAHVKNLKEFLRIRDNSPVFDDAKKNGYAGIPCFVLEDGTVTLKPEDAGLKSGLEEVKEVKACRIDGSGC is encoded by the coding sequence ATGGTTACAGTCTATGGAATGCCTACCTGCCCTCATTGCAGCTTCGTTGAAAAGCAGATCGAAGGAAATGAGAACTTCCGTTTCGTCGATATCGGTGCCCATGTTAAGAATCTGAAGGAATTCCTTCGGATCCGCGATAATTCACCGGTTTTCGATGATGCTAAGAAGAACGGTTATGCCGGAATTCCGTGCTTTGTTCTGGAAGACGGAACTGTGACGCTGAAGCCGGAAGATGCCGGACTCAAGTCAGGACTCGAAGAAGTGAAAGAAGTGAAAGCCTGCCGGATTGACGGTTCCGGCTGCTGA
- a CDS encoding DUF488 domain-containing protein codes for MNLFTLSAYETTAEQFFETLKKQNADLVLDVRLRNTNQLCGFTKEKDLAYFVHNIVGAQYVHDLRFAPDSDLLDAYTKHVVDWNGYRQAYLSEMEERNARRIFTEDYRRYASICILGTATVHRRSHSEALLEYLNKEAG; via the coding sequence ATGAACCTGTTTACATTAAGTGCCTATGAGACAACAGCTGAGCAGTTTTTCGAAACGCTGAAGAAACAGAATGCAGATCTTGTACTCGATGTGCGGCTGCGCAATACGAATCAGCTGTGCGGATTTACGAAGGAAAAGGATCTTGCCTATTTCGTACATAACATCGTTGGTGCTCAGTATGTGCATGATCTGCGGTTTGCGCCTGACTCGGATCTCTTGGATGCCTATACGAAACATGTCGTTGACTGGAACGGATACCGTCAGGCGTACCTGAGCGAGATGGAAGAGCGCAATGCGCGCCGCATCTTCACAGAGGATTATCGCAGATATGCGAGCATATGTATTCTCGGGACCGCTACCGTCCACCGCCGCAGTCACAGCGAAGCACTGCTGGAGTATCTGAATAAGGAAGCAGGGTAA
- a CDS encoding Crp/Fnr family transcriptional regulator, producing MKKNDTVHEDPKTITKRDIAVLHQSRLFKGITEAQLETLLPCLNAHKQFYDKGDWILRAGNPIDSSGLILSGSAHVERWDYWGTRHIVSALEPGDLFGESYAAVNDSVLNVSVQADEETSILRLDLKKMLQMCASACPFHTRLIENLVALLAQRNLHLNEKLTYITQHSLRDKILSYLSAESLRQHRSYFDIPFDRQQLADYLNADRSALSSELSRLKSEGIIDYQKNHFYLRVPPKRDE from the coding sequence ATGAAGAAGAACGACACAGTCCACGAGGATCCAAAGACAATCACCAAGCGGGATATTGCGGTTCTTCATCAGTCCCGCCTCTTTAAAGGCATCACAGAAGCACAGCTCGAGACTCTTCTGCCCTGTCTCAATGCCCACAAACAGTTCTATGACAAGGGGGACTGGATCTTACGGGCAGGCAATCCGATTGATTCCTCCGGCCTCATCCTTTCCGGAAGCGCCCATGTGGAGCGCTGGGATTACTGGGGTACGCGTCACATCGTTTCCGCTCTGGAGCCGGGTGATCTCTTCGGTGAAAGCTATGCGGCCGTCAATGACAGTGTCCTGAATGTCAGCGTACAGGCCGATGAAGAAACATCCATTCTGCGGCTTGATCTCAAAAAAATGCTGCAGATGTGCGCATCCGCCTGTCCCTTCCATACACGTCTGATTGAGAATCTTGTTGCCCTGCTGGCCCAGCGGAATCTGCACCTTAACGAAAAGCTGACGTACATCACGCAGCATTCGCTTCGTGACAAGATTCTGTCCTATCTTTCGGCAGAATCCCTACGCCAGCACCGTTCCTATTTTGATATTCCCTTCGACCGCCAGCAGCTGGCAGACTATCTCAATGCCGATCGCAGCGCACTGTCCAGCGAACTTTCCAGGCTCAAGTCTGAAGGAATCATCGATTATCAGAAGAACCACTTCTATCTTCGCGTCCCGCCCAAACGGGACGAGTGA